In Kaistia defluvii, one genomic interval encodes:
- a CDS encoding carbohydrate ABC transporter permease, translated as MSTVVSASTPSPVAKVSAKPDIGAIVKFVAVLIIALVVISPLFLLFVASLKPDRFQILADMGSFRAFWVSEPSLQNFTDIATFSGALPFGRYLVNSLIILFCTVLGGVFLNSMAAFVLAWGRLPGRAVVLTALIGLYIVPQESIVLPLLSLVNKVGLGDSFAAQILPWMASPLYIFLIYQFFIQVPRDIYDAATVDGASPFRIYWSVFLPLSLPVLATVAILLGIETWNQYLWPLMVTQTDYARPISVGIASFFGHDSVYWNSAMAASVMMMVPVLIFYLAFQKWFVSSFISSAVKG; from the coding sequence ATGAGCACCGTGGTTTCCGCCTCCACTCCGTCGCCGGTCGCCAAGGTCTCGGCCAAGCCGGATATCGGCGCGATCGTCAAGTTCGTCGCCGTGCTGATCATCGCGCTGGTGGTGATCTCGCCCCTGTTCCTGCTTTTCGTCGCCAGCCTGAAGCCGGACCGCTTCCAGATCCTCGCCGATATGGGCAGCTTCCGCGCCTTCTGGGTGTCCGAACCGTCGCTGCAGAACTTCACCGATATCGCGACCTTCAGTGGCGCGTTGCCCTTCGGCCGCTATTTGGTCAACTCGCTGATCATCCTGTTCTGCACGGTGCTGGGCGGCGTGTTCCTGAATTCGATGGCCGCCTTCGTGCTGGCCTGGGGCCGGTTGCCGGGCCGTGCCGTGGTGCTTACCGCGCTGATCGGGCTCTACATCGTGCCGCAGGAATCGATCGTCCTGCCGCTGCTCAGCCTGGTCAACAAGGTCGGCCTCGGCGACAGCTTCGCGGCGCAGATCCTGCCCTGGATGGCGAGCCCGCTCTATATCTTCCTGATCTACCAGTTCTTCATCCAGGTGCCGCGCGACATCTATGACGCCGCCACGGTCGACGGCGCCTCGCCGTTCCGCATCTACTGGTCGGTGTTCCTGCCCTTGAGCCTGCCGGTGCTCGCCACCGTCGCCATCCTGCTCGGCATCGAGACCTGGAACCAGTATCTCTGGCCGCTGATGGTCACCCAGACCGATTATGCGCGCCCGATCTCGGTCGGCATCGCCAGCTTCTTCGGCCATGACAGCGTCTACTGGAACAGCGCCATGGCCGCGTCGGTGATGATGATGGTGCCAGTGCTGATCTTCTATCTCGCCTTCCAGAAATGGTTCGTCAGTTCCTTCATCAGCTCGGCCGTCAAGGGCTGA
- a CDS encoding GH32 C-terminal domain-containing protein has translation MTEFEADLDAGDIVHLWQKAPSRTSLSEVVVTGGGSEPVRRAGAHSDDFTRSVFEAPMAGTYRFGWQEPGTAVSLAYSFAPSRLADEGVRLLHTTAKNRASEARYKLHFQAPWGWMNDPNGLCQIDGASHLFYQHYPHSLRWNTMHWGHAVSENLVDWIDQPIFLEPRAELLADNGLTGGAFSGSAIPHAGGGVRVFYTDREDDREPSQEWQITTMSPDMLSAGPSTPIITDRPSIPNFGKDIRDPYVFKGPDGLWKMVVAGADDRGGLVLLYETRDPEAADGWTFVGILHREPLSRSIPAECPGLVALDGEGEGLYALIFGIIGYRDEATRRRNLSYAIVGRFDGRTFEPIARREVDFGTDCYAIQAFQHADGPVGIAWAANWTDVFKDRDFASAMTFPRRFIWQDGQLRMPPVEGVKALRTGVATEALVGAGSVPLARGLGEIEIELATPGAPFRLDFAHPDHGIALVYDGAALELVFDPPGNRVVPRYLTPTTTLKTVRIFVDVGLIEIYADDGLQCATKRIDSDQPISAIELHVDPAAVRTARLWNLRPRLGAAA, from the coding sequence ATGACCGAGTTCGAAGCCGACCTGGACGCGGGCGATATCGTCCATCTCTGGCAGAAGGCGCCGTCGCGGACGTCGCTTTCCGAAGTCGTCGTCACCGGGGGCGGCAGCGAGCCGGTGCGCCGGGCGGGCGCGCATTCCGACGATTTCACGCGTTCGGTCTTCGAGGCGCCCATGGCGGGAACCTACCGTTTCGGCTGGCAGGAGCCGGGAACGGCCGTGTCGCTGGCGTATAGCTTTGCGCCGTCGCGCCTGGCCGACGAAGGCGTGCGCCTGCTTCACACCACCGCGAAGAACCGCGCCAGCGAGGCTCGCTACAAGCTGCATTTCCAGGCGCCCTGGGGCTGGATGAACGATCCGAACGGCCTCTGCCAGATCGATGGCGCCAGCCACCTGTTCTACCAGCATTATCCGCACAGCCTGCGCTGGAACACGATGCACTGGGGCCATGCGGTCTCTGAAAATCTCGTCGACTGGATCGACCAGCCGATCTTCCTCGAGCCGCGCGCCGAGCTACTGGCCGATAACGGGCTGACGGGCGGCGCCTTCTCGGGCTCGGCCATTCCGCATGCCGGGGGCGGCGTCCGCGTCTTCTATACCGACCGCGAGGATGACCGCGAGCCGAGCCAGGAATGGCAGATCACGACTATGTCGCCGGACATGCTGTCGGCCGGACCTTCGACGCCCATCATCACCGACCGGCCGTCCATCCCCAATTTCGGCAAGGACATTCGCGATCCCTATGTCTTCAAGGGACCCGATGGGCTCTGGAAGATGGTCGTGGCCGGCGCCGATGATCGCGGCGGACTGGTGCTGCTCTATGAAACGCGGGATCCCGAGGCGGCCGACGGCTGGACCTTTGTCGGCATCCTGCATCGCGAACCGCTCTCGCGCAGCATCCCGGCAGAATGCCCGGGCCTCGTGGCGCTCGATGGCGAGGGGGAGGGGCTCTACGCCCTCATCTTCGGCATCATCGGCTATCGCGACGAGGCGACCCGCCGCCGCAATCTGAGTTACGCCATCGTTGGCCGCTTCGACGGTCGCACCTTCGAGCCCATCGCGCGCCGCGAGGTCGATTTCGGCACCGACTGCTATGCGATCCAGGCATTCCAGCATGCGGACGGCCCGGTCGGCATCGCCTGGGCCGCGAACTGGACCGATGTCTTCAAGGATCGCGACTTTGCTTCCGCCATGACCTTCCCGCGCCGCTTCATCTGGCAGGACGGCCAGCTGCGCATGCCGCCGGTCGAGGGCGTCAAGGCATTGCGGACCGGTGTCGCCACCGAGGCTCTCGTCGGCGCCGGCTCGGTGCCGCTCGCTCGCGGCCTTGGCGAGATTGAGATCGAGCTTGCGACACCGGGCGCGCCGTTCCGGCTCGACTTCGCCCATCCCGATCATGGCATCGCGCTGGTCTATGACGGCGCGGCGCTGGAGCTGGTGTTCGATCCGCCGGGTAACCGCGTCGTGCCGCGCTATCTGACGCCGACGACGACGCTGAAGACCGTCCGCATTTTCGTCGATGTCGGCCTGATCGAGATCTATGCCGATGACGGCCTGCAATGCGCCACCAAGCGCATCGACAGCGACCAACCGATCAGCGCGATTGAACTCCATGTCGATCCGGCAGCGGTCCGGACCGCACGGCTCTGGAACCTGCGCCCGAGGCTTGGTGCGGCCGCCTGA
- a CDS encoding TetR/AcrR family transcriptional regulator — MGRRPTIDREGLLDAADRVIAKGGVTSLTIDAVAREAGVSKGGVLYSFGTKDALIEAMLERAGKSYERLVADYLATHGDEPHSTAAAHVDASHREDELSAIRASALLASLVQTPDYRSEIQGYYRELLDKLDTKSPGGRRALTAVLAAEGAFLLRGLGLAQFGDEAWESIFADIRALVPDGRATDTKKGPEQAGPNPEGE, encoded by the coding sequence ATGGGCAGACGACCGACGATTGATCGCGAGGGTTTGCTGGACGCGGCCGATCGCGTGATCGCGAAGGGTGGCGTCACCAGCCTGACGATCGACGCCGTCGCGCGCGAGGCCGGCGTCAGCAAGGGCGGCGTCCTCTATTCCTTCGGCACCAAGGATGCGCTGATCGAAGCTATGCTCGAGCGTGCCGGAAAGTCCTATGAACGCCTGGTGGCCGACTATTTGGCGACGCATGGGGATGAGCCCCACTCCACCGCAGCGGCCCATGTCGACGCCAGCCATCGCGAAGACGAGCTCTCTGCCATTCGCGCCAGCGCCCTGCTCGCGAGCCTGGTGCAGACTCCCGACTACCGGAGCGAGATCCAGGGCTATTACCGGGAACTGCTCGACAAGCTCGACACGAAGTCGCCGGGCGGACGGCGTGCCTTGACGGCCGTGCTGGCCGCCGAGGGGGCGTTCCTGCTGCGGGGCCTTGGCCTCGCGCAGTTCGGCGACGAGGCTTGGGAATCCATCTTCGCCGACATCCGGGCGCTGGTGCCGGACGGCCGCGCCACAGATACGAAAAAGGGGCCGGAACAGGCCGGCCCCAATCCAGAAGGCGAATAA